The nucleotide sequence CCTGATGCTCAAATTGATTGGGTTGTTGAAGAAGCATATGTCAATTTGCTCACCCCTCTCCTCACTAAAGATGGTTTTCGAGGAATTGATCGCATTATTCCATTTGGTTTGCGTCGTTGGAAAAAATCACTTCTAAGTGCTAATTCATGGAGAGAGTTTTTTGCCTTTAAAAATGAACTTCAAGCTGTAAGTTATGACATTATTATTGAAACCCAGGGTCTGCTGAAGTCTGCTCTTGTTTGCGCTTTTGCTAAAAAGAACTCTGGTGCTGTAGTTTCTGGATTGGCTAATGCCACAGAGTACTCAGGGTATGAGCCAATCGCACGAGCTTTTTATAATAAGTCTGCTCAAGTCCCGTTTCAGTGTCATGCTGTAGATCGGGCTCGATATGTCACCTGTTCAGCTCTAGATTGGCCTCTCATTGGGAGAGGTCAGCAGGTCCAGTTTTATCCTGCTGGCTTTGAAGGTTCCTTTGGAAATATCCATATTGCAGGACTGAAGCATCCATACATTTTGTTTTTTCATTCAACTGCTCGAGAGGCTAAGCGTTGGGTTAATGCTCATTGGGTTGAATTGGGAATCGAGCTCTCAAAATTGGGATATCAAGTTGTTCTCCCATGGGGAAATACTTCTGAGCAAACGATCAGTAATGCGCTTGCTTCTCAAATTCCAAATTCATTAGTGCCGAATGCATTTTCTATTGAAGAAGCTTTTTCAGTTATCGCAAATTCAAGTTTAGTGGTTGGTGTTGATACGGGCTTAACCCATTTGGCCGCGGTATTGAATAAACCTACTGTTGAAATTTATTGCGATTCGCCTCGTTGGAAAACAGAAGGATATTGGTCCAATAAGATTAGGAATATAGGCGATATGCAAAAACCGCCAGAAGTCAAAGAAGCTCTCGATGCTTCTTTAGGGCTACTCAACGCAGCAAAGAATTAATCGCAATTAAATCTTCGTCAGTTAAGGCCGCTGCGTGAGCCTTCAATCTGATGGCATTCAGAATGGTGTTGTATCGAGCCTGCTGCAATTGCGAGCGAGTGGTAATTAAAGTATCTAAGGCAATCAAGACATCAATATTAATTAAGGTTCCCACCTGAAAGCCTAACTTGCTAGATTCCAGCGCAGAGCTTGATGAACGCTCAGCCGCCTCAAATGCTTTTACGCTCGCTAAGCCACCATAAAAACCGGTAAATGCCGTGCGGGTATTTTGTGCGGCAGTGCGGCGTGCATTGTCGTAATTCGCTTTGGCAGCATCTACCAAAGCAGCGTTTTGTCGGATAACAGCGCTATTGAATCCACCAGATACCAAAGGAATATTCATCTGTAGGGCAACAGTATTGTTGTACACATTGGTGTTCGCAGGTGTGTAGCTATTGGGCGTGCCATTAGAAGTGTTATAGCCCGCCGTTCCAACCAAATTGATGGATGGGTAATTCAACGCCTGAGATGCGCGATAGGTGCTCTCAGCCAAGCTAACCGAAAGTTGGTTAGCCAGTACGTTAAAGTTTGCGCTTTCTGCTTGATTAATCCAGTCTTCTAAGGTTTGTCCTGGAGGCAATTGCGGGTTCACGCTTTCCGCAATAGGGTTTCCTTTGGAGTCTTTGCTCTTCGAGCGCGGATCTTTAAGAACACCATCAATTTTTGCTTCTTTAACAAGGGGGCGTAATGGTCCAACAGGATGACCAACAAGTTGCTCTAGGGCGCCTTTTTTCACTACGAGATCTGCTTGAGCGGCGATCTCTTGGGAGTTGGCTAGGTCAAGCGCGGCTTGAGCAGTATTCACATCCACAATCGTAGCTAGGCCAGCATCAAATTTAGCCTGTGCAGCATCTAACTGTTGCTTGATAAGACCTTTTTTATTGCGATATAGCTCGACATTATCTTGGCTGGTGAGCGCATCAAAATAAGCTTGAGATACCCGAATGATAAGGTCTTGCTGCGCTAAGTAAAAGCGCATATCAGCAATTTTGGTATTGAGGTCACCTTGCTTAAATGCTTCTAGCGCACCCAAATTAAAAACTGGTTGGGTGAGAGTAACCGTATAGTTCTTTTGATCGAAGACGCGCGAATTACCTGGACCAGCTGAGACTACAGTTTGACCCACGCCATGCTGGTAATAGCGTGTCCCACCAGGTGTGGCATTGGCTTGTGGTAAGAGCAAAGAAAGGCCTTGCCAGTAGAGTTCTTTGCTCGCTTGGTAATTAAACCGCGCAGCATTCAATACGGGGTCGCTAAATGCTGCGTCTTGGTATAGCTGAATCAAGTCGCTAAATTGCCCCTTCTGCGCATTTAGGGTATTGTCATTCACGCTCGATGGGGCAGCGCTCGTAGGTAATGCTGGCTTGCTTGGTGGAGGTGCAATCTGTGGCGGTTGCTCTAAACCAATTAATGATGAAGTGCTGACCGGCATCGGAAGAGCCGGCTTTGCTGCGGCATTAGGGCTTTGCGCTAGGGCTAATGGCTGCCATGAGCTAAGGCCGAGTGCCTGCCCCAGTATGAGACCGAGTACGGTCAGTCTAGAGGGGCGAAAGCGGCTTGGAGTCATTAAATTCATCAATTCTAAAAGTGCATGAAGTTTAAGGCTAAATGACCATGAGCGGTAATTTGAGCTTTATTTTGCCAAATAAGTGTTTTGCTTTGACAACCCTATAAAATTTGCCCCATGGATCTTATATTGTTACTGAAAGCGGTTATCCTGGGGGTTGTTGAGGGGCTGACGGAGTTTTTACCTATCTCTAGCACTGGCCACCTGATATTGGCTGGGGATTTACTAGATTTCAATGATGAGAGGGGTAAGGCCTTCGAGGTCATTATTCAGTTCGGGGCCATTTTGGCGGTTTGTTGGGAGTTTCGAGAAAAGCTCCTGAAAGTGGCTCTGTCACTAAATAGCAGCCCAAGCTCTCGGCGTTTCCTGCTCAATCTGATTATTGCTTCCATTCCAGCAATGGGCCTCGGATTTGTATTTGGCAAACATATTAAGGCGGTGCTTTTTTCACCGATTCCAGTCGCTAGCGCTTTTATTGTTGGGGCCTTAATTATTTTTTGGGCAGAGCGTCGTCAAGAGAAAAAAACAAATACGAATACCCACATACATTCAGTAGATGACCTATCTTATTTAGATGCCCTTAAGGTAGGTATTGCTCAATGCGCTGCCTTGATTCCGGGCACATCTCGCTCGGGTGCAACAATTATTGGTGGGATGCTATTTGGTTTGCCGCGTTCGGTGGCAACGGAGTTCTCCTTTTTTCTCGCGATCCCGGTGATTGGGGGTGCGACGGCTTATGAACTACTAAAGCTTTGGAAAAATCCGATTACTATCTCGGGGGAATTTAGTCTTGCCATTGTTATTGGATTCGTAGCTGCTTTTATTTCTGCCTTTATTTGTGTGCGTTGGTTAATTCATTATGTGGCGCATCACAATTTCATTCCGTTTGCCTGGTACCGAATCGTGTTTGGATTTTTGGTGCTAATTACAGCCTACAGTGGCGTTATTGCCTGGTCACATTAATCAAGAAAACTGGACTTTTTATGGATGTATCAATTGACGCAATTACCAACAATATCCAGTTGGCTTTAGCGCCTGTATTCTTATTAACAGCCGTTGCTACATTATTAAATGCGATCTCTGTTCGACTTGCCAGAAACGTTGACAGAATGCGTGCGATTCAAAATACGCTTTACTCAGGAGAACCTAAGGAGGGTAGAGTTTTAGAGCATATGCAACAAGAGGCGAACGAATTCAAGTTTCGAGGCCGCCTCTGTACTCTGGCGATATTTTTCGATGTACTCAGCGGTATATTGATTTCCTTGACGGTGCTCGAACTTTTCTTCTTTCAAGCGGGCGCTGTACGCTCACTGCAAACCACTTATGTTATTTGGACCTTCGTTTTAGGTCTGATATCCTTTATGACTTCTTTATCCGTCGTGTTAGCCGAGGTTGTGTATGCCTATCGATCTGCAGGCTGGAACTTTCCTAAACAATATTAAGTTTTCAGAAACTACCTTGATTAAACAAAAACTATGAACAAAATTCTCATCACTGGCGGCGCAGGTTTTCTAGGATCACACCTTACTGAAAAACTCTTAAAAGAGGGCAATGATGTTTTGGTGGTTGATAACTACTTTACTGGCTCTAAAGCAAACTTAGCTCATCTACTCCCCAATCCTAATCTAGAGTTAATGCGACATGATGTGACATTCCCGCTCTATGTAGAAACAAATCAGATTTACAACCTAGCTTGCCCAGCCTCTCCAGTCCACTATCAATACGACCCTGTACAGACGACCAAGACGAGTGTCCATGGCGCGATTAATATGCTGGGCCTAGCCAAAAGAACCAGGGCTCGCATCCTCCAAGCCTCTACAAGTGAAGTCTATGGTGATCCAGAAGTGCATCCACAACCAGAGGAGTATTGGGGAAGAGTTAATCCAATCGGTATTCGCTCTTGTTATGACGAAGGTAAACGTTGCGCAGAAACCCTCTTTTTTGACTACAACCGTCAACACGATCTTGATATCAAGGTCGTCCGCATTTTTAATACTTATGGCCCGCGCATGCATCCGAATGATGGCCGAGTCGTGAGCAACTTCATTGTGCAAGCATTGCAGGGCAAAGACATTACTATTTATGGCGATGGTCAACAAACCCGCAGCTTTTGCTACGTCGATGATTTGATTGAAGCCATGGTAAGAATGATGAATTCAGAGAAGGGTTTTACTGGTCCAGTCAATATTGGCAATCCCGGTGAGTTCACCATGCTGCAATTGGCCGAGACTGTTCTTAGACTTTCTGG is from Polynucleobacter sp. MWH-UH23A and encodes:
- the waaC gene encoding lipopolysaccharide heptosyltransferase I; its protein translation is MNNSSASPKILLVKLSSLGDVLHNLPIVWDIRSRIPDAQIDWVVEEAYVNLLTPLLTKDGFRGIDRIIPFGLRRWKKSLLSANSWREFFAFKNELQAVSYDIIIETQGLLKSALVCAFAKKNSGAVVSGLANATEYSGYEPIARAFYNKSAQVPFQCHAVDRARYVTCSALDWPLIGRGQQVQFYPAGFEGSFGNIHIAGLKHPYILFFHSTAREAKRWVNAHWVELGIELSKLGYQVVLPWGNTSEQTISNALASQIPNSLVPNAFSIEEAFSVIANSSLVVGVDTGLTHLAAVLNKPTVEIYCDSPRWKTEGYWSNKIRNIGDMQKPPEVKEALDASLGLLNAAKN
- a CDS encoding TolC family protein, with amino-acid sequence MTPSRFRPSRLTVLGLILGQALGLSSWQPLALAQSPNAAAKPALPMPVSTSSLIGLEQPPQIAPPPSKPALPTSAAPSSVNDNTLNAQKGQFSDLIQLYQDAAFSDPVLNAARFNYQASKELYWQGLSLLLPQANATPGGTRYYQHGVGQTVVSAGPGNSRVFDQKNYTVTLTQPVFNLGALEAFKQGDLNTKIADMRFYLAQQDLIIRVSQAYFDALTSQDNVELYRNKKGLIKQQLDAAQAKFDAGLATIVDVNTAQAALDLANSQEIAAQADLVVKKGALEQLVGHPVGPLRPLVKEAKIDGVLKDPRSKSKDSKGNPIAESVNPQLPPGQTLEDWINQAESANFNVLANQLSVSLAESTYRASQALNYPSINLVGTAGYNTSNGTPNSYTPANTNVYNNTVALQMNIPLVSGGFNSAVIRQNAALVDAAKANYDNARRTAAQNTRTAFTGFYGGLASVKAFEAAERSSSSALESSKLGFQVGTLINIDVLIALDTLITTRSQLQQARYNTILNAIRLKAHAAALTDEDLIAINSLLR
- a CDS encoding undecaprenyl-diphosphate phosphatase; its protein translation is MDLILLLKAVILGVVEGLTEFLPISSTGHLILAGDLLDFNDERGKAFEVIIQFGAILAVCWEFREKLLKVALSLNSSPSSRRFLLNLIIASIPAMGLGFVFGKHIKAVLFSPIPVASAFIVGALIIFWAERRQEKKTNTNTHIHSVDDLSYLDALKVGIAQCAALIPGTSRSGATIIGGMLFGLPRSVATEFSFFLAIPVIGGATAYELLKLWKNPITISGEFSLAIVIGFVAAFISAFICVRWLIHYVAHHNFIPFAWYRIVFGFLVLITAYSGVIAWSH
- a CDS encoding DUF2721 domain-containing protein — its product is MDVSIDAITNNIQLALAPVFLLTAVATLLNAISVRLARNVDRMRAIQNTLYSGEPKEGRVLEHMQQEANEFKFRGRLCTLAIFFDVLSGILISLTVLELFFFQAGAVRSLQTTYVIWTFVLGLISFMTSLSVVLAEVVYAYRSAGWNFPKQY
- a CDS encoding UDP-glucuronic acid decarboxylase family protein produces the protein MNKILITGGAGFLGSHLTEKLLKEGNDVLVVDNYFTGSKANLAHLLPNPNLELMRHDVTFPLYVETNQIYNLACPASPVHYQYDPVQTTKTSVHGAINMLGLAKRTRARILQASTSEVYGDPEVHPQPEEYWGRVNPIGIRSCYDEGKRCAETLFFDYNRQHDLDIKVVRIFNTYGPRMHPNDGRVVSNFIVQALQGKDITIYGDGQQTRSFCYVDDLIEAMVRMMNSEKGFTGPVNIGNPGEFTMLQLAETVLRLSGSKSKIIHQPLPSDDPKQRQPNIDLAKAKLGWEPKVNLEDGLKETIAYFKKVVA